A window of the Fusarium poae strain DAOMC 252244 chromosome 3, whole genome shotgun sequence genome harbors these coding sequences:
- a CDS encoding hypothetical protein (SECRETED:SignalP(1-17)) has protein sequence MKATLLVSLLLSLGVSATPAVDTTTIEDGGYTYTGIDKESASVQEIMAAGPVAVGVCNASLDLALDSVGPKRLRPLFMSSGVVDRNPTCSFGILTEI, from the exons ATGAAGGCCACTCTCcttgtctctcttcttctctcccttgGAGTCTCAGCTACTCCAGCAGTTGACACTACCACCATCGAAGACGGTGGCTACACCTATACTGGTATCGACAAG GAAAGTGCCAGTGTGCAGGAGATTATGGCTGCTGGTCCTGTGGCGGTGGGCGTATGCAATGCCAGCCTGGACCTGGCTCTGGACAGTGTTGGACCTAAGCGGCTTCGGCCTTTGTTCATGTCGTCAGGTGTAGTGGATCGGAATCCCACGTGCTCATTCGGTATTTTGACGGAGATATGA
- a CDS encoding hypothetical protein (TransMembrane:1 (o228-250i)) — MEQHTNDTKFFDVIIIGAGISGINAAYRLQTEGPSNLTYAILEGRDSIGGTWDLFKYPGIRSDSDIFTFGFPWSPWTRNESLAPGEEIKDYMIESARSAGIDHHICYKHSVKQANWSTKDKRWNLEVFSNGDEKPTTFQAKFLLLGTGYYDYQTPLQTVIPGIERFQGKVIHPQFWPEDYDYTNKDVVVIGSGATAVTIVPSVADKVKRVTMLQRSPSYIFPLPSSSFFTRLLFTILPASIALFINRLLWLVRSYLTTVMCKSCPGLAKKIIKHVTIKQLPPNVKWDPHFKPRYNPWEQRFCACLNGDFFAAIRSGKADVVTDKIKTVTEKTIELESGETLHPDLIVTATGLKVRFGGGIRFSMDGSEFNVADKFAWKAAMLEDVPNLLFMTGYENASWTLGADVSARLCVRILRKMEEKKAVAVIPRLTSSEGMPVKPMMSLSSTYLKNAGSVFPKGGTGLWSPKSNYFSDMAGAKWGDITTGLEYVS; from the coding sequence ATGGAGCAACACACCAACGACACAAAGTTCTTTGATGTTATCATCATCGGTGCTGGAATATCTGGCATCAACGCAGCATACCGCCTACAAACAGAAGGCCCTTCGAATCTCACCTACGCCATACTTGAAGGTAGAGATTCCATTGGTGGCACTTGGGATCTATTCAAGTACCCTGGTATCCGATCAGACTCCGACATTTTCACCTTTGGCTTTCCCTGGAGTCCTTGGACACGTAATGAGTCTTTGGCCCCCGGAGAAGAGATCAAAGATTACATGATCGAATCAGCTCGCTCGGCCGGTATCGACCATCACATCTGTTACAAGCATTCTGTCAAACAAGCCAACTGGTCTACCAAGGACAAGAGATGGAACTTGGAGGTATTCAGCAACGGCGATGAGAAGCCCACCACGTTCCAAGCCAAATTCTTGCTTCTTGGAACTGGGTACTACGACTACCAGACACCTTTGCAGACCGTCATTCCTGGAATCGAGAGATTTCAAGGCAAAGTTATTCATCCCCAGTTCTGGCCTGAAGACTACGACTACACCAACAAAGACGTTGTAGTCATCGGAAGCGGCGCTACGGCCGTCACCATCGTTCCGTCTGTGGCAGACAAGGTCAAACGAGTCACCATGCTTCAACGGAGCCCCAGTTACATCTTTCCTCTCCCCTCAAGTAGCTTCTTCACGCGCCTTCTCTTCACCATTCTCCCCGCCAGCATCGCCCTCTTCATCAATCGTCTTCTATGGCTAGTGAGGAGCTATCTCACCACGGTTATGTGCAAGTCCTGCCCTGGACtagccaagaagatcatcAAGCACGTCACCATCAAACAACTACCTCCCAACGTCAAGTGGGATCCTCACTTCAAACCCCGCTATAACCCATGGGAGCAGCGCTTTTGTGCATGCTTGAACGGCGATTTCTTTGCTGCTATTCGTTCTGGAAAGGCAGATGTTGTGACCGACAAGATCAAGACTGTCACGGAGAAGACCATCGAGCTTGAATCGGGAGAGACGTTGCATCCTGATTTGATCGTCACGGCGACAGGTCTCAAGGTGCGCTTTGGAGGTGGTATCAGGTTCAGTATGGATGGCAGTGAGTTCAACGTCGCCGACAAGTTCGCCTGGAAGGCTGCCATGCTTGAGGATGTCCCCAACTTGCTTTTCATGACGGGATATGAGAACGCATCATGGACTCTGGGTGCCGATGTCAGCGCTCGACTATGTGTGCGTATCCTGCGAAagatggaagagaagaaggcagtTGCTGTCATTCCACGTCTGACATCTTCAGAGGGCATGCCTGTGAAGCCAATGATGAGCTTATCCTCAACATATCTGAAGAATGCTGGGTCGGTGTTTCCCAAGGGTGGTACGGGGTTGTGGAGTCCCAAGTCAAATTACTTTTCGGACATGGCTGGTGCGAAATGGGGTGATATCACTACAGGGCTGGAGTATGTTTCATAG
- a CDS encoding hypothetical protein (SECRETED:SignalP(1-16)): MKSISLLLLAASWTQAFPKLEHYNRALYFLDSDPNGAYVVSFGMKRDGTLSEPLRTSTGGNGMIGNNVNGSVTADPLFTQGSIVVDGNLLFTVNAGSNTMAAFHIPKHDPAHLKLIREPVDTVGTTPNTVAYSRKHRIACVANTGTKPGVQCFSVSGSNGIKPVGGLRSLPVLNQTNPIMGPPNTVSNILFNPSETALFVVIKGDGMQNGYIYAYKVEKGIVSETAVISRPENLPIPFGMSFSTDNSAVVSTPAYGAAIVSISKNLRVNTQSILNITTQKATCWTARSPETGSVYLLDAAVADIDAVNTETKAISRTLPGYEQGMGNFDGIVSGSKLYVLQGAPVVAIFNLENPSYGPQVVDLKGLGNRASWTGMAVYA; this comes from the exons ATGAAGAGCATttctctcctccttctcgcAGCCTCGTGGACTCAGGCTTTCCCCAAGCTCGAACACTATAATAGAGCGTTGTACTTTCTCGACAGTGACCCCAATGGTGCCTATGTAGTCTCTTTCGGAATGAAAAGAGATGGTACTTTGAGCGAGCCCTTGAGGACTTCCACTGGTGGCAATGGCATGATCGGCAACAACGTCAACGGCTCCGTCACAGCTG ACCCTTTATTCACCCAAGGTTCTATCGTTGTAGATGGGAACCTTTTGTTCACCGTCAACGCGGGGTCCAACACTATGGCTGCTTTCCACATCCCCAAGCATGATCCAGCTCATCTTAAGCTTATCAGAGAGCCTGTGGACACTGTCGGCACTACTCCCAACACTGTAGCTTACTCTCGCAAACACAGAATTGCGTGTGTAGCCAATACTGGAACTAAGCCCGGTGTCCAATGCTTCAGTGTTTCTGGCAGCAATGGTATCAAGCCAGTTGGCGGCCTTAGGTCCCTCCCGGTTCTGAATCAGACAAACCCTATCATGGGACCTCCCAACACTGTCTCGAACATCCTCTTCAACCCTTCCGAGACGGCCCTTTTCGTCGTTATCAAGGGCGATGGCATGCAGAACGGTTACATCTACGCCTACAAAGTCGAAAAGGGCATCGTGAGCGAGACGGCTGTCATCTCTCGGCCCGAGAATCTTCCCATACCTTTCGGCATGTCATTTTCCACCGACAACTCCGCCGTCGTCTCCACGCCTGCTTACGGTGCTGCAATTGTGTCCATCTCTAAGAACTTGAGAGTCAACACTCAAAGTATTCTCAACATCACGACGCAAAAGGCTACTTGCTGGACTGCCAGATCTCCTGAGACCGGATCCGTCTATCTTCTCGATGCGGCTGTCGCTGATATTGACGCGGTCAACACAGAGACCAAGGCTATTAGCCGCACTCTCCCTGGGTATGAGCAGGGTATGGGGAACTTTGACGGTATTGTTTCTGGGTCAAAGTTGTACGTACTTCAGGGTGCTCCAGTTGTCGCTATCTTTAACCTCGAGAATCCTTCTTACGGTCCTCAAGTTGTTGACTTGAAGGGTTTGGGTAACCGTGCCTCTTGGACTGGCATGGCGGTGTATGCTTAA
- a CDS encoding hypothetical protein (SECRETED:SignalP(1-23)~MEROPS:MER0033259) yields MVSWPHLGGLAFALSHLVDSALGDEHKSNYTAPWETLPPTPQLPEPNFNGTVPINGIDLWYATFGASLECSKLKGLFPVVFLHGGYANSDYYAHQIRHLRDGPYTLIAIDSRSQGRSGDDPSKPLAYDQMTEDVVALMDHLEIERFSTVGWSDGGIISFDLAMNFTSRVDRIFSFGGSYSPTNINATIGDSPVFSEYLERVAVEYKHNTPSNTPFEQASKKLDEMWATQPVWDAQSFAKIPSRYDVDEAPIIWIVDGDSEEAVTRDTPGTLRSWIWGSDLVILPGVSHFATLVLSTLCWTDS; encoded by the exons ATGGTATCTTGGCCACATCTCGGCGGTCTTGCCTTCGCCCTCTCTCATCTTGTAGATTCAGCATTAGGCGATGAACACAAGTCCAACTACACGGCGCCCTGGGAAACTCTTCCTCCAACTCCACAATTGCCAGAACCAAACTTCAATGGGACTGTTCCCATCAACGGTATTGACCTTTGGTACGCGACATTCGGCGCTTCACTTGAATGTAGTAAACTTAAAGGCCTCTTCCCTGTGGTTTTTCTTCATGGTGGTTATGCCAACAGCGATTACTACGCCCATCAGATCCGACATCTGCGAGACGGTCCGTACACATTGATCGCAATAGACTCTCGCAGCCAAGGCCGATCTGGAGATGATCCTAGCAAGCCATTGGCTTATGATCAAATGACTGAGGATGTGGTCGCCCTGATGGATCATCTGGAAATTGAAAGGTTCTCGACAGTTGGATGGTCTGATGGAGGCATCATTTCGTTCGACCTTGCGATGAACTTTACATCCCGTGTTGATCGCATTTTCTCCTTTGGTGGATCATATAGTCCCACAAACATCAACGCTACAATCGGGGACAGTCCAGTATTCAGTGAATACTTGGAGCGGGTTGCGGTCGAGTATAAGCACAACACACCTTCGAATACCCCATTTGAGCAGGCATCGAAGAAATTAGACGAGATGTGGGCAACCCAACCAGTATGGGATGCCCAGTCGTTTGCGAAAATCCCATCGCGATACGATGTCGATGAAGCTCCCATTATCTGGATCGTTGATGGTGATTCTGAAGAAGCTGTGACTCGTGATACACCTGGAACACTACGCAGCTGG ATTTGGGGCTCTGACCTTGTTATCCTGCCAGGGGTCAGCCATTTTGC GACCCTGGTACTTTCAACGCTATGCTGGACCGATTCTTAA
- a CDS encoding hypothetical protein (TransMembrane:11 (o13-28i35-54o66-88i100-123o143-165i177-200o233-255i310-326o332-350i362-379o385-402i)), with protein sequence MAYALLATLPPDFGLYTSFAGAATYWLFGTSKDIVIGTTAIGSLLVGEIITHVHEARPDTYTSVEIAKTLSFVTGIILFALGLLRLGWLVEVIPYIPVSAFITAASIIIMCTQLPVLLGIPGINTRDDPYKVLISTMRRLPDTQLDAAIGITCLVLLELAKYVFTKLEARQPARKKLWSILSSLRLTFAMLLYTLVSYLVNRNLSEEESKFRIVGHINQGFIHAGPPALKTDLIGAILPQSPIILVILIVEHIAIAKSFGKKLGYDVVPSQEIMAQGTANILGPFLGGYSCTGSFGASAVLSKAGVRTPLAGLFSAFMLLLALYALTGVFYFIPRAALAGLIIHAVFNLIASPSTVRKYWRLSPFECLIWVVGVIMAVFTGLEPAIYTTTGLSFLLLLIRIARTRGEFLGKVEVEQAVETSENPDNVGKLATRDIYLSMGRNDASNRNILVESPHGGVLIYHFPEGLNYLNHAQHLKNLTDYVYTHTRRPTEDQKEEKGEALWCDTSGLCKQDSDLPVLRAIVIDCSTINNIDITSVQGLVDVRNALDRWASPSTIQWHFGGLHNRWARRALAAVGFGQNTTEDGYSFGSWTSVPTSFGEATEGDYRRRTSTDDENTIGTRHNDLSGEKRLFPVFALDRPLFNADLGEAVRAALEYARKSECRSHSQTDTETD encoded by the exons ATGGCGTATGCACTTTTAGCTACACTACCACCAGACTTTGGACTGTATACTTCTTTTGCTGGTGCAGCGACATATTGGCTTTTCGGTACTTCGAAAGATATTGTCATTGGT ACAACAGCCATCGGCTCACTACTCGTCGGTGAAATCATTACCCATGTCCACGAAGCACGACCCGATACATATACAAGCGTCGAGATTGCCAAAACGTTATCATTCGTGACTGGAATCATCCTATTCGCATTAGGTCTTCTCCGTCTGGGATGGCTAGTCGAAGTCATTCCTTACATCCCCGTTTCAGCTTTCATCACGGCCGCCAGCATTATCATCATGTGCACCCAACTACCAGTACTCCTGGGTATCCCTGGAATCAACACACGAGACGACCCGTACAAAGTACTCATCTCAACCATGCGCAGACTTCCCGATACACAGCTTGATGCTGCTATTGGTATCACTTGTTTGGTCTTGTTGGAGTTGGCAAAGTACGTTTTTACAAAATTGGAGGCCCGTCAACCTGCACGAAAGAAGCTCTGGTCTATCTTGTCATCTTTGCGCCTGACTTTTGCCATGTTGCTCTACACTTTGGTGAGCTACCTAGTCAATCGTAACTTGTCCGAGGAGGAGAGCAAATTTAGAATTGTAGGCCATATCAACCAAG GTTTCATCCACGCCGGGCCGCCAGCCCTCAAGACAGACCTTATTGGTGCGATCTTGCCTCAAAGTCCCATCATCTTGGTTATCCTCATCGTCGAGCACATCGCCATTGCCAAAAGCTTTGGTAAAAAACTCGGATACGATGTTGTTCCATCACAAGAGATCATGGCCCAAGGCACAGCCAACATCCTCGGGCCGTTTCTGGGGGGCTACTCATGCACTGGTTCTTTCGGTGCATCAGCCGTCCTTTCCAAGGCGGGTGTTAGGACCCCACTGGCCGGCCTCTTCAGCGCTTTCATGTTACTCTTGGCACTCTATGCTCTGACTGGGgtcttttactttattcCCAGAGCTGCTTTGGCTGGATTGATCATTCATGCTGTTTTCAACCTCATCGCATCGCCCTCTACAGTTCGCAAGTACTGGCGTTTGTCGCCGTTTGAGTGCTTGATATGGGTTGTTGGCGTTATCATGGCTGTTTTTACTGGCCTTGAGCCAGCTATTTACACCACCACAGGTCTATCGTTTCTCCTCTTACTTATTCGTATTGCGCGGACAAGAGGCGAGTTCCTGGGCAAGGTGGAAGTCGAGCAGGCTGTTGAGACATCTGAAAACCCGGACAACGTTGGAAAGTTAGCCACTCGCGATATTTATCTCAGCATGGGCCGAAATGATGCTTCGAATCGAAATATTCTGGTGGAGAGCCCGCATGGAGGTGTTCTGATTTATCATTTCCCCGAAGGCCTGAACTATCTCAACCATGCGCAACATCTCAAGAACTTGACGGACTACGTCTACACACATACGAGACGACCAACAGAGGAccaaaaggaagaaaagggtGAGGCTCTTTGGTGCGACACATCAGGGTTGTGCAAGCAGGACAGCGACCTACCAGTGTTACGAGCCATCGTCATAGACTGTTCAACAATCAACAACATTGACATCACCAGCGTACAAGGCTTGGTAGATGTCCGAAATGCACTTGATCGATGGGCGAGTCCATCAACAATACAATGGCACTTTGGCGGTTTACACAATCGCTGGGCGCGGAGAGCTCTAGCAGCTGTCGGTTTCGGTCAGAATACTACAGAAGATGGCTACTCATTTGGAAGTTGGACATCTGTTCCTACTTCGTTTGGTGAAGCAACAGAGGGCGactacagaagaagaacaagcaCAGATGATGAGAATACGATTGGCACGCGACACAATGACCTCAGTGGCGAGAAGCGACTTTTCCCAGTTTTTGCGCTTGACAGGCCATTGTTCAATGCGGATCTTGGCGAAGCGGTGAGGGCGGCATTGGAGTACGCGCGTAAAAGCGAGTGCCGTTCTCATTCACAGACCGACACGGAAACTGATTAA
- a CDS encoding hypothetical protein (MEROPS:MER0034960~TransMembrane:1 (o13-39i)~CAZy:CE10): protein MSLINSAKLFFDYIYVVLITPWLLSHFLFDITLCLIPYLRPSRKWSLNQAVRVRLIRLVLLYWSLTKYGDRLKLDPKREKNRFEVVSPRSPKLYRGILSDYIVRPAQLGMTWTPARPPPAGLVNSNMVVALHFHGGGYVIGNGRDEDTGFLAKTLVKYMGCTHVCTPQYRLSSSNNGHFPAPLQDALTAYLDLIKNKGIPASQIVLSGDSAGANLALALVRYIHEYGKVDDVPFPRAMALWSPWVDIAGALEQDVKQSPNYKTDYLNMYFARWGAATISGCGAIDPAGPYLSPLRNPFSLEESLPVYVNAGGGEVLCDDIKNFCQRYEKHGWHIHLDVSEECPHDILLLGNTMGFGAEAKKAAENARRFLNASAGLKLQIYAPREV, encoded by the coding sequence ATGTCGCTCATCAACTCAGCCAAATTGTTTTTCGATTACATCTATGTGGTCCTGATAACGCCATGGTTACTCTCACATTTCCTTTTCGACATTACCCTCTGCCTCATTCCATATCTTCGACCCTCACGAAAATGGTCCCTCAATCAAGCCGTCCGCGTACGCCTTATTCGTCTCGTACTTCTCTACTGGTCGCTCACCAAGTACGGAGACCGATTGAAACTTGATCCTAAACGGGAGAAGAACAGATTCGAAGTAGTCTCTCCACGATCGCCCAAGCTCTACAGAGGAATTCTTTCAGATTATATTGTGCGACCCGCACAGCTTGGAATGACTTGGACGCCAGCACGACCACCACCAGCGGGACTTGTCAATTCTAATATGGTCGTGGCGTTGCACTTCCATGGTGGAGGTTATGTTATTGGGAATGGTCGTGATGAAGATACTGGGTTCCTCGCAAAAACTCTTGTGAAATACATGGGCTGTACTCATGTCTGCACACCACAGTACCGTCTCTCGAGTAGCAACAACGGTCACTTTCCTGCGCCTCTTCAGGATGCCCTCACTGCTTATCTAGATctgatcaagaacaagggcATTCCTGCAAGTCAAATTGTTTTGTCAGGGGATTCAGCTGGAGCCAACCTGGCACTTGCTTTGGTACGATACATCCACGAATACGGAAAAGTCGACGACGTTCCATTCCCCAGAGCCATGGCTCTTTGGTCACCTTGGGTAGACATTGCAGGTGCTTTAGAGCAGGACGTCAAACAGTCACCCAACTACAAGACAGACTATCTAAACATGTACTTTGCGCGCTGGGGTGCAGCTACCATCTCAGGTTGTGGAGCAATCGACCCCGCAGGCCCATACCTTTCACCACTACGTAACCCGTTCAGCCTCGAAGAGTCCCTACCGGTATACGTCAACGCAGGAGGAGGCGAAGTTCTATGCGATGATATCAAGAACTTCTGCCAACGCTACGAGAAGCATGGTTGGCATATCCACTTGGACGTGTCTGAAGAGTGTCCTCATGACATTCTACTGTTGGGAAACACAATGGGGTTCGGTGCCGAGGCAAAGAAGGCAGCTGAGAATGCTAGAAGATTCTTGAATGCGAGTGCGGGGTTGAAGCTGCAGATCTACGCCCCGAGGGAGGTCTGA
- a CDS encoding hypothetical protein (TransMembrane:5 (o613-630i689-710o730-751i763-782o802-819i)), translated as MSSFSFSSLENLSLADRVLFNKFSKGVECPIPYDVAHHAFEAVAQAHPDLIAVRHYDGTTITYAELDRRANMLANELISTYGLRIGDRVVLVYSRCIEMVVFIMAVLKAGGQYVPLDGGIVTDDTLGFDIADSDAPVVLCLPKFFEKVVRSVPDDRRNMVNVVDLDATSPLWNMGNPSNPMVDVNTDDGAYVIYTSGTTGRPKGVDVRHRGVTNTLLAEPSKLGIRPGRNVAQQLNVAFDMCAWEILGTMMNGGTLHIRGSGLQPWTECLQRCDTIIATPSVVLKYMPNVEDFPNVDTIAVGGEPCPLALAEKWAPHINFWNVCGPTEISMLNTCHLHRPGIPLSIGKPNPNTNVYILDDNEDPVPVGQPGVMWAGGPGVSAGYINLPELTATRYKLDKFTNDGTMMFNTGDLAQWLEDGSLLPLGRKDDQVKIQGFRVELDGVSRSIETTPGVIKGCALKIENALWGFYSSETPIDEGQLKTAVGKSQPFYAVPSIWKHLPVLELTPNGKVDKRALMKIATEGALIDSLGLTVEDKPRPQTLWPSQERLMSMTSSSDRTIVGIDNSIMRDLEKDDKPLVDEYNEEEFPLPEKNGVHGWRWLRHTAFSAYRKLFGFIFITNLTILIILLVNSRDNDYYPKPTHVATAVASNLLAAVLVRQEYVVNAIFFTCSRVPTSFPLSIRRHFARVYHNGGVHSGCAVSATAWWFMYTISVTRDFLSEKHPAQIKSVVLALTYVILGFLCFILAMAWPSIRMKMHDQFEWTHRFVGWTSVALVWAHVFVSTAASATGPLGPALAQSPTIWLLSLITFCIALPWTRLRRVKVVPEPLSKHAVRLHFDFDTPPPCSSRGVRITDRPLVEWHAFAAIPEPSGKGFSIVVSKAGDWTKRIIENPPTSIWTRGTPASGVLAIAPLFKKVVLVATGSGIGPCLPVIMERRVPCKVVWSTKNPLSTYGQGILDTILACDPDATIWDTDAKGRPDMVKLAYQAYKESGAECVCIISNRSVTAKVVYGLESRGIPAYGPILDS; from the exons AtgtcttctttctcttttagcTCTCTCGAGAACCTCTCCCTGGCGGATAGAGTATTGTTCAACAAGTTCAGCAAGGGCGTCGAGTGTCCCATCCCGTACGATGTCGCACACCACGCGTTCGAGGCGGTTGCGCAGGCGCATCCTGACCTTATAGCGGTCCGGCACTACGATGGAACCACAATCACATATGCCGAACTCGACCGACGAGCTAATATGCTCGCCAACGAGCTCATCTCCACATACGGATTGAGGATCGGTGATCGTGTGGTGTTGGTCTACTCGCGATGTATCGAGATGGTTGTGTTCATCATGGCTGTTCTCAAAGCTGGTGGACAATACGTGCCATTGGATGGCGGTATTGTCACTGATGACACTCTGGGTTTCGACATTGCCGACTCTGACGCCCCAGTTGTCCTCTGTCTTCCCAAGTTCTTCGAAAAGGTCGTTCGAAGTGTTCCAGATGATAGACGGAACATGGTCAATGTGGTTGACCTTGATGCCACTTCACCCCTCTGGAATATGGGAAACCCATCAAATCCCATGGTCGACGTTAACACTGACGACGGCGCATATGTCATCTACACATCTGGCACTACTGGCCGACCCAAGGGTGTGGACGTCCGACATAGAGGCGTCACCAACACACTATTGGCAGAGCCTTCCAAGCTGGGCATTCGTCCTGGAAGGAATGTGGCACAGCAGCTCAACGTTGCCTTTGACATGT GCGCATGGGAGATTCTAGGTAccatgatgaacggcggtaCACTCCACATTCGAGGCAGTGGTCTCCAACCCTGGACAGAATGTCTTCAACGCTGCGACACCATCATCGCTACACCCTCCGTCGTCCTCAAGTACATGCCCAACGTTGAAGACTTCCCCAACGTCGACACCATCGCTGTCGGTGGCGAGCCTTGTCCTTTGGCTCTCGCCGAGAAGTGGGCTCCTCACATTAATTTCTGGAACGTTTGCGGACCTACAGAGATTAGCATGCTCAACAcatgtcatcttcatcgaccTGGTATTCCACTGTCAATTGGAAAGCCCAATCCCAACACCAACGTTTACATCTTGGATGACAATGAAGATCCTGTTCCCGTCGGTCAGCCTGGTGTCATGTGGGCAGGAGGTCCTGGTGTTTCGGCGGGTTACATCAATCTTCCCGAACTGACAGCTACGCGATACAAGTTGGACAAGTTTACCAACGACGG AACCATGATGTTCAACACTGGCGATCTCGCTCAGTGGCTTGAAGACGGCAGCCTTCTACCCCTCGGACGCAAAGACGACCAGGTCAAGATCCAGGGTTTCCGAGTCGAACTCGACGGTGTTTCCCGATCCATCGAAACAACCCCCGGTGTCATCAAAGGCTGCGCTCTCAAGATCGAAAACGCACTTTGGGGATTCTACTCTTCCGAAACCCCAATCGACGAAGGCCAGCTGAAGACTGCCGTCGGCAAGTCCCAGCCTTTCTACGCCGTCCCATCAATCTGGAAACATCTTCCCGTTCTCGAACTCACACCGAATGGAAAGGTCGACAAGCGCGCTTTGATGAAGATTGCCACCGAGGGCGCACTGATTGACTCTTTGGGTCTGACCGTGGAGGATAAGCCCAGACCCCAGACCTTGTGGCCTTCTCAAGAGCGTTTGATGTCGATGACGAGTTCAAGCGATAGGACTATCGTTGGTATAGACAATAGCATCATGAGAGATCTCGAAAAGGACGACAAGCCTCTGGTGGACGAGTACAACGAGGAAGAGTTCCCTCTTCCTGAGAAGAATGGTGTTCACGGATGGAGATGGCTACGACACACTGCCTTTTCAGCATACCGCAAGCTCTTtggcttcatcttcatcaccaACCTGACAATTCTCATCATTCTACTTGTCAACAGCCGCGATAACGATTACTACCCCAAGCCCACACACGTGGCCACAGCTGTTGCCTCGAATCTCCTTGCCGCAGTCCTCGTCCGACAAGAGTACGTCGTcaacgccatcttcttcacctGTTCCCGCGTCCCGACCTCATTCCCGCTGTCCATCCGTCGCCATTTCGCTCGCGTGTATCACAACGGTGGTGTCCACTCCGGCTGCGCTGTCTCGGCTACAGCATGGTGGTTCATGTACACTATTTCGGTCACTCGCGACTTTTTGTCTGAGAAGCACCCGGCTCAGATCAAGTCAGTCGTTCTCGCTCTGACGTATGTCATTCTAGGGTTTCTTTGCTTCATCCTCGCTATGGCTTGGCCTTCTATTCGTATGAAGATGCACGATCAATTTGAGTGGACGCATCGGTTTGTTGGGTGGACTTCTGTTGCTCTTGTGTGGGCGCACGTTTTTGTGTCCACAGCAGCTTCTGCGACGGGACCGTTGGGCCCAGCTTTGGCTCAGAGCCCAACGATTTGGCTGCTTTCGCTCATCACATTCTGCATCGCCCTTCCCTGGACTAGACTTCGACGTGTCAAGGTTGTTCCGGAGCCTTTGTCAAAGCATGCTGTTCGTCTTCACTTTGACTTTGACACACCTCCACCTTGTTCATCTCGCGGTGTTCGGATCACTGATCGGCCTCTGGTTGAGTGGCATGCCTTTGCAGCCATTCCCGAACCCAGTGGTAAGGGTTTCTCCATTGTTGTCTCCAAGGCCGGAGACTGGACAAAGCGCATTATCGAGAACCCTCCGACATCTATCTGGACACGAGGAACGCCGGCCTCTGGAGTTCTCGCCATCGCACCTCTCTTCAAGAAGGTTGTTCTCGTGGCCACTGGTTCTGGTATCGGACCTTGTTTACCAGTGATCATGGAGCGACGCGTTCCATGCAAGGTAGTCTGGTCAACCAAGAACCCTCTCTCAACATACGGTCAAGGTATTCTCGACACAATTCTGGcttgtgatcctgatgcTACTATCTGGGATACCGACGCGAAGGGTAGACCGGATATGGTGAAGTTGGCGTATCAGGCTTACAAGGAGAGTGGCGCTGAGTGTGTTTGTATTATTTCCAACAGATCTGTTACAGCAAAGGTGGTTTATGGGCTTGAGAGTCGAGGTATTCCGGCGTATGGTCCTATTCTTGATTCCTAA